One part of the Solea solea chromosome 1, fSolSol10.1, whole genome shotgun sequence genome encodes these proteins:
- the miga1 gene encoding mitoguardin 1 translates to MTQETHECTKLSVKAAVLHMVNLPLSIYGSLSQVDVSPGTKKLLVATAFSAISLFVLARRFQRRKGRKKPQWKQAEPVASDNTSQNISISLNSKNDDTSGLVLTSGDYRNLSGSLLSMSSVKSVNSSSSSTCANESTCWDREEDADICSVVDLPVTTPENLYLMGMDLFEEALRRWEEALTFRSRQAGDDDDDNASCASVKTRAGDAVAEQNMEDVISAEFLHRLKSLVQRAYHLQVEFEGVLGMSEPTSHSSSSSSSSSQDKMADMLAREELDDVCLRDSISIASTDSFVSAVELTEHRELRSVSGLGHHLFYEEALQMAQDGKISCRVLRTEMLECLGHIDFLAKLHCVRQACQLILCERVTRMFLADTGKKILSSIIVKAQKSPKRFEEVFEEMICFLENTEHWENTEVELATRGVKHLNFYDIVLDFILMDSFEDLENPPISIQNVIHNRWLNSSFKETAVASSCWSVLKQKRQHMKVSDGFIAHFYTVCEQISPVLAWGLLGPRSSLQDLCCFFKDQVLSFLKAIFDLDKVRYSSVESLAEDMLHLLHRRSELLLAYLETDSVRHLSGCSSTQVQLVSNTLLQAGVQ, encoded by the exons ATGACGCAGGAGACCCACGAGTGCACcaagctgtccgtcaaggctgcTGTCCTGCACATGGTTAATCTCCCACTGTCCATCTACGGCTCCCTGTCGCAG GTGGATGTCAGTCCAGGCACCAAGAAGCTGTTGGTTGCCACTGCGTTTAGTGCCATCTCCCTCTTCGTCCTTGCACGCCGCTTCCAGAGGAGGAAGGGTAGAAAGAAGCCTCAGTGGAAGCAAGCTGAACCTGTAGCCTCAG ACAACACCAGTCAGAACATCTCCATCTCCCTCAACTCTAAGAATGACGACACCTCTGGTCTGGTCCTCACTTCAGGAGACTACAGGAATCTGTCTGGATCTCTGTTGAGCATGTCCTCG GTAAAAAGCGTGAACTCGTcaagcagcagcacctgtgcAAATGAATCCACATGctgggacagagaggaggacgCTGACATCTGCAGTGTGGTTGACCTACCAGTCACTACACCTGAAAACCTCTACCTAATGG gTATGGATTTGTTTGAAGAGGCTCTGCGGCGGTGGGAGGAAGCATTGACATTCAGGAGCAGGCAGGCtggcgacgacgacgacgacaacgcAAGCTGTGCCTCCGTTAAAACAAGAGCTGGAGACGCCGTCGCTGAGCAGAACATGGAG GACGTGATCAGCGCAGAGTTCCTCCACCGGCTGAAGTCTCTTGTGCAGAGAGCCTATCACCTTCAAGTGGAGTTTGAGGGAGTGTTGGGAATGTCAGAGCCCAcatctcacagcagcagcagcagcagcagcagcagccagg ATAAAATGGCAGACATGTTGGCCAGAGAAGAGCTGGACGACGTCTGTCTGAGAGACAGTATCAGCATCGCCTCCACAGACTCATTTGTTTCTGCTGTAGAG ctgacgGAGCATAGAGAGCTGAGGAGTGTCTCAGGCCTCGGTCACCACTTGTTCTATGAGGAGGCTCTACAGATGGCTCAGGACGGCAAGATCTCCTGCAGAGTGCTGCG GACTGAGATGCTGGAGTGTCTCGGGCACATAGATTTCCTGGCTAAGTTGCACTGTGTGCGACAGGCATGTCAG CTCATTTTGTGCGAGAGGGTGACCAGGATGTTTCTGGCCGACACAGGAAAGAAAATACTGTCTTCCATCATCGTTAAAGCACAGAAG aGCCCAAAGAGATTTGAAGAAGTATTTGAGGAGATGATTTGTTTCCTGGAGAACACAGAGCACTGGGAAAACACGGAGGTGGAGCTGGCCACAAGAGGA GTGAAGCACCTGAACTTCTACGATATCGTGCTGGACTTCATCTTGATGGATTCGTTTGAGGACCTGGAGAATCCACCTATCTCCATCCAGAACGTGATCCACAACCGCTGGCTCAACAGCTCCTTCAAGGAAACT GCAGTGGCTTCAAGCTGTTGGTCCGTGCTGAAACAGAAACGACAGCACATGAAG GTGTCCGACGGCTTCATCGCTCACTTTTATACCGTGTGTGAGCAGATCAGTCCAGTTCTGGCCTGGGGTTTGCTTGGACCCAGGAGCTCGCTACAAgatctctgctgcttcttcaaG GACCAGGTGCTCAGCTTCCTGAAGGCCATTTTCGACCTGGACAAAGTGCGTTACTCCTCAGTGGAGAGTCTGGCCGAGGACATGCTCCACCTGCTGCACCGCCGCTCTGAACTGCTGCTCGCCTACCTGGAGACAGACTCGGTGCGGCACCTCAGCGGCTGCAGCTCCACACAGGTGCAGCTGGTGTCCAACACTCTGCTGCAGGCGGGAGTTCAGTGA